In one Asterias amurensis chromosome 9, ASM3211899v1 genomic region, the following are encoded:
- the LOC139941872 gene encoding histone H3, embryonic-like — protein MARTKQTARKSTGGKAHESSWRPKLPERVPRPPAGSRSLTVTDPELVALREIRRYQKSTELLIRKLPFQRLVREIAQDFKTELRFQSSAVMALQEASEAYLVGLFEDTNLCAIHAKRVTIMPKDIQLARRIRGERA, from the coding sequence ATGGCTCGTACCAAGCAGACAGCACGCAAGAGCACCGGGGGAAAAGCCCACGAAAGCAGTTGGCGACCAAAGCTGCCCGAAAGAGTGCCCCGGCCACCGGCGGGGTCAAGAAGCCTCACCGTTACAGACCCGGAACTTGTGGCACTGCGTGAGATTCGCCGTTACCAGAAAAGTACAGAGCTGCTTATCCGAAAACTTCCCTTCCAGAGACTGGTCCGTGAAATAGCGCAAGACTTCAAGACCGAACTGCGATTCCAGAGCTCCGCGGTGATGGCGCTCCAAGAAGCAAGCGAGGCATACCTCGTGGGACTCTTCGAAGACACCAATCTCTGCGCCATCCACGCCAAGCGGGTCACCATCATGCCCAAGGACATCCAACTCGCCCGCCGAATTCGTGGCGAACGAGCCTGA
- the LOC139941721 gene encoding histone H2B, gonadal-like: MPPKASGKGQKKAGNTKGPIRTDKKRKRRRKESYGIYIYKVMKQVHPDTGISSKAMSIMNSFVNDIFERIAAESSRLAHYNKKSTISSREVQTAVRLLLPGELAKHAVSEGTKAVTKYTTSK; this comes from the coding sequence ATGCCTCCCAAAGCAAGTGGAAAGGGACAGAAGAAAGCCGGTAACACCAAGGGGCCAATCCGGACAGACAAGAAGAGAAAGCGTCGCCGCAAGGAGAGCTACGGCATTTACATCTACAAGGTCATGAAGCAGGTTCATCCAGACACGGGCATTTCCAGCAAGGCCATGTCAATTATGAACAGCTTCGTCAACGACATTTTCGAGCGCATTGCCGCCGAGTCTTCTAGATTGGCGCACTACAacaagaaatcaaccatctccagCCGAGAGGTCCAGACTGCAGTCCGTCTCCTTCTCCCCGGTGAGCTGGCCAAACACGCTGTcagcgagggcaccaaggcggtcaccaagtacacaacttcaaaaTAA